In Pectinophora gossypiella chromosome 8, ilPecGoss1.1, whole genome shotgun sequence, the DNA window TATGCAATTTATTGTTCGCAGACTATCAGGGCCAGCATCAGTGAAAGCGAAGAACGTGTGCCTGTCTCTAGTGGACGGGCACACGTCGCTGCGCAGCGGCGGCTCGGTGCAGCTGTTCGCGGCGCCGCACCCGCCGCGCCTGCCGCGCGCGCTGCCGCCCTCGCCGCCGCGGCTGCATTGGACGCAGCACAGGGACGCCAGTACGGTCACATTTTACTTCTCCTGTATCGTGCGGGTGTCGGATCTATTACTTAGCCGCCAGAGGCTTGTGCCAGCGGCCCCAATGCTATGTACATACGTTCCCGAGGCGGTACATCACCCGACTTTTGATAGTGGTTGAGGCGAAACACACTAATCTAatctatatttatgtattttcgaAGACTAAAAAATTGTGTAGGTATTTCATAAATTTCATATGAAATCAGTTCATTAGTTACTTTATATCAGTGTGATATCAAGGTTGTGGTTATTGCGGTTTCTTAGCCTTAGTTAATGTGACACACTACAATTGTATGACTGTAATTGTTTGtatgttattgtatttattgtatcttTCACAGAGAAAGTCATCAAGCAAGATAGTTCCGACGAATTTTCAGACGAGGAAGAAGAGTCCAGTAGTTTACCGCAACATGTCTCACGATTGAATGTCCCTACGCAACGCGTGCGATCTCGACATAAAAGCAGCAGTCGAGCGCGATCATTGTCCAAAAGCCAAAGCCAAGTCGAGGAACCCTCGACCACAGAGTCCAGGGCATCCTCACACTCCAGACACTACAGGGTGCAACGCTCAGAACTCGGAAAGGGCGTCATTTATCTCCCAAAAGAATTCAATCCTGTCGCGTCCATCCAAGCGCTCGAGGCTCTGGACAATTTCAAGACGAAGTGTTTCTTCAGCAAAGCTGAGGACAAAGAGAAGCATAAAGAAAACATCACGACATTAAACCTGTACCCAGTTCAACAGGAGGTGAAGAAGGACAGTGCTAATGTGAAGGAATCTGACGATACCGCTTTCACCAACCATATGTTCCAAGCTTCGTATGACCAGAGTTTTCTGAAAAAGTTCAGCCAAGATGCTCATTTAGAAAGTGTTTTGAAAGAGCGTAAGAATAGAACGTTCAATACAAGGTACACGACTGACGCGGCGGTTTATAAACAATTCGTGACAGAAAGCCGTCGACAAGACATGCTCGTCGTGGGGTGTCTTATCGTTGAGATATTCCTTCACAATCATATACGACCTTTAAGGATACACAGCGACTTTGTTGAGAGGTATAATAACTGCAGAACAGTTTTAAAGTACAACTTCTATTCGTTACCCAAATGCGTGAGTTATGTCGCATCCCTGTTGTTAAACGTTCAGCCGCCAAGTTTGAGTTTTAAGAACGAGCTAGCTCCAAAGAAGGAAGATGCGATGAAGAAGATCACAGTGACGGATAAGGGCCTCCCTCCGCCATCACCCGCGCAGCTACTCCAGCCCCTACTGATGCAGCATCTAATACCATTTCCTCCAACGTTCAATACATTATACAAGCTTCTCAGCACTTTACATGAATACGAACTAACAAGCAACGAGCTGAACATTCTCTACATGTATGAATGTGACGGCGTTCAATGCGAAAAATATCAACATGTCGACAAAACTAAACTGTATTTCACACAGAGGATAGCTGAAGGAAAGATTCAAGCTTGCGTTACTCATTTAGATGTCCTATTAAACCAAGCCAGCGGTCAATTCGACGTTCTTGATATATTTTTGGCCCATTATATAGAGTTGCTCAAAAGTAAAGACACGTCAGTGTTAGCCGCCTGGTATTTGTTCGACACAGTTAGCAAAGCCTTAGGCCCAGCAGAGacgaaaaacaaacttttgagaCATATATTGAATTTATATGAAGACGACGAATTTGTCATGGACAAACCGGATCAGCATAAATTAACAGACATAGATTCGGCAAGTTTAACCGGGACAGCTGGTAAACAGAAGTTTGTCAAGTTGTATCACCATATATTTCTACTACAACTTATGGTTCGTCTAGGACTCCAATGTTTCTTAGACAATTTCACTCAGCATCTAGTGGAAGCTGTAGGAGGTTACAAGGACGTGACTTTGGAATTAGGATCACCGGGTCATTTATGCCACAATAGAGCCATGGCGAATAAGAAGCCCAGGTACTCTGATGATAATGTTAAAAACGCCTTGTCAGCTACCTCTGACATCTTCTCACCGGACACATCGTACGGTTCGGAGCATGTCATAACGCCAAGTATTGAAAAGACAAGTGAAGTGGAACTATCCAGAGAAAAAGATTCTGACAATAGGAGTGAAAACGAGTTGTTTCATTTTGAAACCGATAAGGAGAGACTTCCCAGCCGCAGCAGTCGCAGCAAGTCGCCCGCCGAGTCGATCGACTCCTGCGCTTCGAACCCACAACAAGACATAGCCAGCCCCTCTCCGTCCTCCGAGTTCTTCACTCCTTTACCGAGTAGAAGTTCCGTTCTCAACACGTCTCGTAGTTCAAAAGACCTAAATGTAATAGTAACAAAAGAAGAATCAACTCCAGAAACTCCGAGTAATGGCCCCAGGTCTCCTAATATCGACATTCCAAGGGAAACTATGTTCACTAGCTACCTACATTTTGCCGAAGACGACTCAAAGGCAGAAGACGTAGAAACGCGGAAAGAACCGCACACACGCCATGTAAAGAGTTTGGAATTCAATCGAGCCTTCGAGAATGTTCCGAGTACTTCTCGAAGCTTGAACGATGATGATGGGAACCAGAAAGAAAATAACCATTGTAAGATTTCGGATATGAGTTCTGAGAGTTTGATTTGGCTTGCACATAGACTGGGTCCGGTGTTGACGTGCAGGCATATAACTAGGAATTTGCTGAAGATGTTGACGTTGTGTTACATCGGCAAGGACAACCTGGCGGCGAGTATCGGCGACGACCGCGACGAGTTCGATAACATCTCCATCGTGAACAGCAGAGTGGTGGGAGACAAGAATGCTATGAAAGTCATCAAATGCCTTATTTCTATTGTCGGTGAGTTGCCTATATTTAATACTTTTACCGCCGTTTAGTAATAGTTGTAAAATAAATCTTACATACCTATTCCAATTTCCTGGTCAATATAACCACGGAATAGGagaaaaaggttggaagggccaagtgagtgcgaaacgcgcgccatacaagttaGAGcaaaatagttcatacttcaacatTATACTCCACCCGGCAAACTTTGTGTCGCACGGGGCTCCGCGagagtatattaaaaggtcgtcttgtgcattataacctgcagggcaacaATCACATATCGACTgtgatgcaaggagatccctccttctcacaggaaagctaaaaaccttagtacgatcagttatttgtcaaaaaaaaaaagttttgtatacAGTATATTAcgaatagtaataataaaattgcagcttatcacataaaatatacattgccggtaaagtgactATGCAATttgctatcgtagttatctatttgcaggagtagtatTAAAGTGGGGTTGAACCAGGTACGGCGGTTCTCATACATAATGCGCGTTGgggcctttccatcctctttcttctattccgtgaataTAGCCTTTTATTATTAGAAggcttactttaaaaaaatctgacCGTGTCTGGATTTAAAGCCGTAACTCTTGTCAAGTCGGGATGAGCGTGTTACAAACTAAATTTAAGccactaaattaaaaataatgaatataataaGTTTTCTGTTATTTGTTTAGCGATGTACGGCGAACAGCTGGTGATATTCCAGTACTTGCCGCACATGGGCGAGTTGATCGCGTCGTGTCGCAAGCGCCTGTCCGCGCCGCTGGAGGGCGGCGTCGTGGCTTGCCTGCAGCTCGTCAAGTACCTCGTGCCTTACATGTCGGATGCTAAGCTAATGGAGCAGTTGCAGGTTAGTTATACAACACAATCGCCCAGATTCGATGTTTAAGTTGCGGTTCCACTAAATATTGCGTATTATGGATTCGCaaacctcttttatttatagataagaatttaataaataaaacaggcCACGTCATATATCGAAGCACAGTTTTCAAGCTATCCGAAACCTTAGTATCAAAAGAACAGGAAATGAAAACCTGCCTCAATTTTCAGGACACATTCCTGAAGTCGATCCTGCAGCCGGCTTTACGGTTGGCATCGACAACGCGCGCAGCGTACCCGTGCGGCGTggccgcgcgcgccgcgtgCACGCGCAAGTGGGTGTGCGCGCTGCACGCGCTGGCGCTGCGCGTCGGGCCCGGCATGACGCGCCGCCACCTGTGCGCGCCCGCGCTCATGAGGTACGCGATTACAAACTCATTTGTACGACGTAACAATATGATAACCTTGTCGTAAAATTTCTACGATGTTTTCCATAATCCTATCATTTTAAATGAGTTAGATCCAACTTCTGTAAATGATTTcctttttttcagatttttcttGGCATTTGACAAAGCAAATGGAAAGATAGACAACTGGCCAAAACAAGAAGACAATAATGCTGACAAGGTAACACAGTTTAAGTTTCGCATAAGTAGTTCCAATAACAATAGTTTCTTGAACGAGGTTGTTCAGCATCAACGGCACATTGATTTTGGATAATTGGAAGTGATATAATTTTACATTGATTTTTATGGTTTCGTTTTTTTCAGAGTGCAGAAGAGTCGTCAGAATCCAAGGTGGAAGGTTTCCTGGAGCTGTGCCGCGACGGCAGCACGGCGGAGTGGGCGGTGCGCGAGGGCCGCGTGGTGCGCGCTGACCTGCCCGACCTGGCCTGCACGCCGCCTCGACCGCCCGATATGCCGCCCGACGCCGCCAGCCTCACTGTGAGTATATACTTGCACGCTGCCTCGACCGCCCGACATGACGCCGTCAGCCTCAATCGTACCAGAGAGCATAATCTGAAACGTACGAAAtagaccaatcacagcgtgcgAGAGGAGATTTTGCGCCAAGCGTCCCCTTTCATTGCTGAAAGTctgctgtagtttttgcataaTTGTTCTAACTTCTTTGGCCTAAACCTCCCCTACAATCAATCGTTGTACCAggtttttgtgaaaaaaatttttattgtaaaaatatcgACCTTTATTTATTCAGGAGGCGAGAAAACGAGTCGGTCTAATGCAGTATCGGAGTGTAGTttacagttatttttataactgttgtttttttttagctgTTTAGTTTGTTTTATATTCGTAGTTCGATTCATCTTAACAAGTCTGCTTGACTTTATTTTATCTATCATATTCTGACAGGCTCAGGAGGAACTACTGATGGTGTTTGACGAGGAGCTGGCGTATCAGGCGTACACCATGTTTGAGAAGCTTATCGGAGCTGAGACCATGGAACGGACGCTTAAGAACCCTGATACCATCCGCGCCTTGTGCCAAAGTTATAAGCAGAACAACTctattaggtaagtactacttatagaatatttgatgtttttatACATTGTACACAAAAGGTGGCACACAAAAAAACGTCCCTTCTAAACTTGCTCGCCACGGGTGCGGGTGGTACGAAATCTAAAATGTATGGGAGGGGCCAGGCATGCTACAACTACCTTACATGTGTGTGAGTCTGCTTATGTCAGAAGAGCTCACTTGAACATCTATTTGTCCAGCTCACCGCTCCTCATAAGTCGAGACAAACGGTTCCAGTCCTCGTTTAGCGACGAGCCGATTAGCCGGAAGACCATCGACATAACTCCCACCAAGTCTGAGGCCATGGACCATATATCCAGCTCCAACAGCTTCGGCTCCAATGTGACCCTAGTGGGCAACCGGATAGATGTGGCCAGCGATGCCGGGGATGTCGGCCCGTCGAGACAAGCCGGGTTTGAAGTTGTCGCCTACAAGATGGATAATGGAGTCAAAAGCAACAGGTAATCTtcgcattttatattattattacgcgAGTTCGTTTATTTAAAGGGGCAGTAGCAGCACGTTTTTTTTCGACCCTTCCCATTCTTTCGTTTTTGGGATTTGTCCTGATACAAATTGAATAAGTGTTAGAACGCGTTACTGGGAGAACAGAGCGACACTACGCATTTATAAAGCCTTGAAAGGCAGCCAGCCTGCCTATTCGCCACCTATTGAGCCACTTAAAACATAAAAGATAACTTTTATTTCGGTAGAAGGTAGATCAAATCAGCATATACTCCTGTAGCAAGAGTTTATAAGTACGTTGGAccttaaggtgatgtgtttcagtcagctaggtaacgctgcgtcagtagatggcgttacttctgcagttttcgtatttttttccatttattcgtttagtgttgagttctgacccagtgaaatgttaggtggcgaaatcttacatacattatctttaagttaagctacaattttgaagtatttactgaagatatcatattgaaacattgcatcaaaagttggtgtcatttcaatttgtgtacaaacacgaagctgtcacacacacatgcgaactaggttagctattaaaagagatgcataatttgaagtctacttctaacttctaaatggcgcatttggtaaagcagtagccgccattcttaaggttcacggttcaaacccaactgcatgttttaattgtttttactttttgtatttttttttacaattgaatttggcgaacccgtctatttgttacggaattttcaaaaagtatcacttttaccaataatattataattaagtatacaataatttactttgcacttaagtaccttccgtaatttccgtattttttattttgtaaaattctaacaggcattaatcgcatcagtgaacatgcggctaactaaaaaactactgaacggattttcatacggttttcaccaatgagtagagtgattcatgggcgtgctttagggtttataatttatacaagtattttttttgtataaaatggttcaaaaatgatgatgaatgtcaaacataattatcgttacaaatatagccgacttggagctttcggcgaaaacgctgcctgagcccattgagatataacaaaacaacgtatggttgaattgttccttttttgtaggtataccgaaaagtccacaatatgtcataataattatattgtgtataaagaattgtgtatatgtattgtatgattttacaaataacgatcacagtacagtaataataaggtagatttttcctaaattgcgtaggttcaaactttgtcgcatcgcgtttgaaagatgtaatagcgcttcaggacgtcccgcaagcacggcgctgatgtcgcagtatccgcatataattattatgacttgtcatttagttccaataaaatccgcgggacttcatacgtatgtcagtgacagctggtgatagcatgcgggacacttagcacctaatcgaattctatgttgttttcgcgcccagtccagacgactcacagcgcatttctggacatatatttacgcgtggtgtttattgttaggttagttagttcaggttaggacgtctttttataacgaggacgttaaaaaaagacgaggctgggacgtattgaagtagtatttccatatatacgcggcctgaaatgggctgtttcggggacttgaactggttgctgtcgaacttattatcacgttttcttgattaaaattcataaataagtcaaatagaaaaaagattttatttagttttagatctgtcatgatgtctgtgatgtttgtttattatacataagaatttcaaaatttatcttattttttttcccaaagggcaaggcaaagggaactatgaacatacagccatgtcttgtgttttttttcttgatgatgattaattaaatgataaaacctaagcccccaccctcggagcagactcctacttcgaaccccaaacgaagtaagcggcttgttggcgcaaagcgaaaagagataggtacactttgtttattgaatattccgatttaataatactatcgggaatgttttccgactaatgtgatcattaaccacaaaacaccacttcgtattgattatttagattattcaatgaagaaagcaaccttcccgttcccggtcccaccaaaaagtccgcggcaaagagaatataaataaatctgtatgttggatggaaaaacaattaattataaatgactactatttaggccgacaaatgcaacaacttcttttttgatttggttttccccgaagggtaaggcaaaggggactatgcccatacagccatttcattttatgtattgattttttattataatatatttatgtcctcttttaaaacacggtatttacccattatttaaaaatgtttaaataagatacgttattacaaaaatatttttccaatattccttttctcagattgtagtatttttagttttttatttatatttattctcttcatacaaaatctctttataaattgtcactgacattctattacacttgtcaagtagtcaaagcctttagaaaaaaaaaactatcacgcacacaaactaacattgacacctctacacgctcagcaaatacactgtaatctgcaccactacaaatgtagaattgatcaaaattgagggtctgaaatatggtacttctcgtattcggaccctaaatttttgttagtttgcgaaaataatacaccaaaatattactatttatcggttttataacaatattcctctatccgttttcctgtagcactgcatcaacttttgtatggaaaacgaatcaccttaaactGCACAACTAGATAAAAGACATTTTTTAAcacttcacaaaaaaatatttgtatataaacTCCTGAAGCAACCGGCTTCCAATGGTTATAGAGGACTAATGtttttactattatattttGCTGGTCAAACTGAAACACCTATTCCGTCACCGCAGACATCTTCGCGGCGACTGGCTGATCTACTGGGAGCACGAGATCGGGCGGCCGGACAAGGACACGCGCTTCAACCTCAAGCAGATCAAGCTGCAGACGTTCCCGGGACACACGCACTCCGTCAAGTCCATCCACTGCCTCGACAACGAGAACAGCTTCATGAGCGGCTCTAAGGACAAGACCGTCCGCCTGTGGTCGCTGCGGAATCaggtatacaaacaaacagtcTATATCCGTCCCACTGCAGCTGGATTCCCGTTTGTTGGAAACCAACATTAACAACAAGACGCAGGCTGTCAATATCACAACCAATTTGAAATTGCTCGTATTCATCTTACCATTGTACTATTCAccgattattttaatttaaccgatcaaaattatattttatgtttgaaaTTTTCGTTGgaaccttgacgttggcagaatcatcgtttctaaaTAATGCAgccataaataagaaaaaagttgAAGCATTCATCTTGCGTTTGAACGTTTGAATTGTATACGTATATctcttataaaataataagtgaaGATAAATCGTCGTTTTATTCATCGTGTTTCTCCAACTACACACCAGTCCAGCTTTTCTGGACAATTTATTGTAGCAGGAAACCAAATCCAAATAAGGCTGTACTGATGTCTAACGACAAATAAAAAAGCTTCTTGCtactgtacataattatacactcATGTAGATCTGCCGAGTTAATCGTTAACGTTGTATGTGTCCAGGGAGATGGTAACGCGACATCGCAATGCAACTGGACGTACACGGGCCACAAGAAGGGCGTGCTGTCGCTCACGTTCCTCGAGGCGATGCGCCTTGCCGTCTCCACCGACTCCGTCGTCCACATCTGGGACCCCTTCATGGAGAGCGTCGTGTCACAGGTCAGTTCCAACAACGTTCCAACATTGAGTCAATTCGTAACACAAAAACCTACAGATAATTATATGTTTTATAGTTGTAACTTTGAGCAGTCCTTCAGCTTGTGACAGAAAACACTGCAGAGCCGCTATATCGACCCCATCGGCGTGGTCGACCTTTTCTCTCTTTCAGCACTTATGTTATCGGTACACTAGGGGCCGATTCACTCAACCATAatcctctcaggcgacgccctcGGCCGAGGTTTGCTCCCACCTTTGGacatgggggggggggggggggtattaTAAATTGCGGAGTCTACTATGTAATCGACAAAGATTTCAATTTGAACTTGCAcataaaacaaactaaaatgTAATTGTTACTTGTAGTTGGACAACATAAAGTCCCCGGTGAGCATCGTGCGCACGCTGCCGGGCCCGTCGGCCGTGGTACTGGCTGCCACTACCGACGCCACGCTCAAGATCATCGACGCGCGCGCCGCCAACTACACACATGAACTGAAGGTCAGTGGAGTCTTAAGTTAATCGATAACTCA includes these proteins:
- the LOC126368834 gene encoding WD repeat-containing protein 81, producing the protein MDCICKELEVNSKNIFPTASSNLFAVVVHSSWLKKWLKNGEVDNSVNDVDFTLQLGESVPYPWRKIFIRVLNKKVSKVLPVPRYKLNENNTETPLTFSQLLQYVSQTNQRTLWKESYKKYCQNSENPKESTIVNLLEHDQLLSEVILRLYGCNIIRIKNDKPPEYKEIIPNKHVSKSYETHVNLLAAMFALETDNNYFVVYRGHYENNLLDCLNFSPALVDKNYARGLFVIYQLLNVVKAMSDRGLSLGMLELKDVYLSENLWLQILPVITNNIHPLDASLIYEHNRSKQSTPGVSTSQGGQSKRGEDWRRSTAVQLEKLCMLWVKGRISNLDYLLHLNMLAGRSAHDPQAHFMVPWVTDFSLRCGRNWRDLSKSKYRLNKGDRQLDMTYDVSNHEQTPHHVTDALSDITCYVYLARRTSKEVLCKYVRNNWVPAEYPASIQRMQEWTPEECIPEFYTDPTVFKSIHEDLPDLGIPSWATCVEDFITKHREALESTHVSENLHHWIDITFGYKLSGPASVKAKNVCLSLVDGHTSLRSGGSVQLFAAPHPPRLPRALPPSPPRLHWTQHRDAKKVIKQDSSDEFSDEEEESSSLPQHVSRLNVPTQRVRSRHKSSSRARSLSKSQSQVEEPSTTESRASSHSRHYRVQRSELGKGVIYLPKEFNPVASIQALEALDNFKTKCFFSKAEDKEKHKENITTLNLYPVQQEVKKDSANVKESDDTAFTNHMFQASYDQSFLKKFSQDAHLESVLKERKNRTFNTRYTTDAAVYKQFVTESRRQDMLVVGCLIVEIFLHNHIRPLRIHSDFVERYNNCRTVLKYNFYSLPKCVSYVASLLLNVQPPSLSFKNELAPKKEDAMKKITVTDKGLPPPSPAQLLQPLLMQHLIPFPPTFNTLYKLLSTLHEYELTSNELNILYMYECDGVQCEKYQHVDKTKLYFTQRIAEGKIQACVTHLDVLLNQASGQFDVLDIFLAHYIELLKSKDTSVLAAWYLFDTVSKALGPAETKNKLLRHILNLYEDDEFVMDKPDQHKLTDIDSASLTGTAGKQKFVKLYHHIFLLQLMVRLGLQCFLDNFTQHLVEAVGGYKDVTLELGSPGHLCHNRAMANKKPRYSDDNVKNALSATSDIFSPDTSYGSEHVITPSIEKTSEVELSREKDSDNRSENELFHFETDKERLPSRSSRSKSPAESIDSCASNPQQDIASPSPSSEFFTPLPSRSSVLNTSRSSKDLNVIVTKEESTPETPSNGPRSPNIDIPRETMFTSYLHFAEDDSKAEDVETRKEPHTRHVKSLEFNRAFENVPSTSRSLNDDDGNQKENNHCKISDMSSESLIWLAHRLGPVLTCRHITRNLLKMLTLCYIGKDNLAASIGDDRDEFDNISIVNSRVVGDKNAMKVIKCLISIVAMYGEQLVIFQYLPHMGELIASCRKRLSAPLEGGVVACLQLVKYLVPYMSDAKLMEQLQDTFLKSILQPALRLASTTRAAYPCGVAARAACTRKWVCALHALALRVGPGMTRRHLCAPALMRFFLAFDKANGKIDNWPKQEDNNADKSAEESSESKVEGFLELCRDGSTAEWAVREGRVVRADLPDLACTPPRPPDMPPDAASLTAQEELLMVFDEELAYQAYTMFEKLIGAETMERTLKNPDTIRALCQSYKQNNSISSPLLISRDKRFQSSFSDEPISRKTIDITPTKSEAMDHISSSNSFGSNVTLVGNRIDVASDAGDVGPSRQAGFEVVAYKMDNGVKSNRHLRGDWLIYWEHEIGRPDKDTRFNLKQIKLQTFPGHTHSVKSIHCLDNENSFMSGSKDKTVRLWSLRNQGDGNATSQCNWTYTGHKKGVLSLTFLEAMRLAVSTDSVVHIWDPFMESVVSQLDNIKSPVSIVRTLPGPSAVVLAATTDATLKIIDARAANYTHELKLPMSATTFVRCMCVCASGRWVACGLASGHVVVLDARAAAPLAAWRAHDGEVLRLAAVDEHRLLSSGLDQVTALWRPDDGELIAHLKGSTEPVHCLSVYYNELISGTTNNRIGVHTSLEPDASFSSTKLRSDTFKGVLTCMAVLPLNRLLLLGGDNGNITLLC